Genomic DNA from Hymenobacter jejuensis:
TACGCCTGACACTGAGCGCGTTGCGCCAAACCAAACGGGCCGCCGGCATCATCGCCACCGGGTTTGGCATTGCCCTCACGCTCCTGGTGATATTTGGGTTTATGGCCACTTTCCATGAAGATCTGCTGCACATCGAGATCCTGTCCATTCCGCTCCGGACGCTGCTTACGTTTCCGGCTTTTTTAAGTCCGGTGCTGGCCATTTCCATGTTTCTGGCCCGCCGCTTTGCCCTGGATAGCCGGCTACTCGCCATTAAGCTGGTGCAGGTGCGGCGGCTCTCGGCCCAGACCATGGCCCAGCAGCAGGAAAAACAAGAGTTACTGGCGCAGCAAAACGAAACGCTGGAGTTGCAGGTGCAGCAGCGCACGGCCGCTTTGCAGCGCACACTTACCAATTTACAAACGGCTCAGCATCAACTAATTCAGAGCGAGAAAATGGCGTCGTTGGGCGAGCTGGCGGCCGGCATTGCCCACGAAATTCAGAACCCCTTGAACTTCGTCAACAACTTTGCCGAGGTAGCAGTGGAACTGTTGACGGAATTGAAAGAAGGACCGCTGCCGGCACTGCCCGAGGAAGAAAAAAAGCTTGCCGACGAGTTGGTGGACGAGCTGACGCAAAACCTAGATAAAGTAACCTACCACGGGCACCGGGCCGATAGCATCGTCAAGGGCATGCTCGAACACTCGCGCGCGACCGGCGGTGCCCGCCAGCCCACCGACCTCAACGCCGTTTGCGACGAGTACTTGCGCCTTTCCTACCACGGCCTGCGCGCCAAAGACAAGACCTTCAACGCCACCCTGACCACTCACTTCGATGAGCACCTCGGCCGGCCTGAAGTGGTTCCGCAAGACATGGGCCGGGTGCTGCTGAATCTGTTCAACAACGCCTTCTACGCTGTGCACCAGCGGCAAAAGCTGGGCCAGCCAGACTACCGCCCCGAAGTCATCGTCACCACCGAGCGGCATCCCAACGACGACGTGGTCATTCGGGTGCGCGACAACGGCATGGGCATTCCGCCAGCCGTGCGGGCCAAGATTTTCCAGCCGTTTTTCACGACCAAGCCGCCGGGCGAAGGCACCGGCCTGGGCCTCTCGCTCAGCTACGACATCATCACGAAAAGCCACGGCGGCACCCTCACGGTGGAAAGTAAGGAAGGCGAGTTTACGGAGTTTACCATTTGGCTCCCACCTTTCGTCAGCAGCGAGGATGAGGTATAGAGGTATTTTTATATAAATAATTGATAATTAGATACTTATATAACCTTGCCTTCTTTGGAATATTCCCGCAGGATGCCGCTTTTCAA
This window encodes:
- a CDS encoding ATP-binding protein yields the protein MLLGGTAHVQAAQPDTSSVVTFAEMPATGIVLDKGWKFHPGDNPAWARPAADDRQWEPLNPTLGLRRLPQVQQAGVGWLRLRFRLGPGIRQRAVVLGVFQYAATEVYFNGRLLRRYGVVSTDPAKVKPYWPDGEPIELPIANQAEQVLAVRFANWKQFAMFSEFFAPVFFQARLDGLPQLVQDMQQEATYKTSDMLLFGAFVLLGMLHLAFYSYNPKQRANYYFALYTLAEACSFCCTGFLDEVRWLDLRLGMDILSYLTLQTGSVLVVRALYSLFNVRIGAIYYALWVLNGVSMVLLTFAPGLSWYPTVAFMVLVTAEQLRLTLSALRQTKRAAGIIATGFGIALTLLVIFGFMATFHEDLLHIEILSIPLRTLLTFPAFLSPVLAISMFLARRFALDSRLLAIKLVQVRRLSAQTMAQQQEKQELLAQQNETLELQVQQRTAALQRTLTNLQTAQHQLIQSEKMASLGELAAGIAHEIQNPLNFVNNFAEVAVELLTELKEGPLPALPEEEKKLADELVDELTQNLDKVTYHGHRADSIVKGMLEHSRATGGARQPTDLNAVCDEYLRLSYHGLRAKDKTFNATLTTHFDEHLGRPEVVPQDMGRVLLNLFNNAFYAVHQRQKLGQPDYRPEVIVTTERHPNDDVVIRVRDNGMGIPPAVRAKIFQPFFTTKPPGEGTGLGLSLSYDIITKSHGGTLTVESKEGEFTEFTIWLPPFVSSEDEV